The following nucleotide sequence is from Marinobacter sp. MDS2.
CTGGCGAGACAGCGCGAAATCTTCCAAGCCGGGACCTTCGCTCCGGGACGAAACCAGAACGTGCTTGGCATCCAGATAGGATGCCATGGTCAGCCCTTTCTCAAGCACCGGGTGCTTTTTGCGGGCCAATACCACAAGTCTGTCTTGCCGCAGTAACTCGTGACTGGTCTGGTTGCTGACGGGCAGCAAAACATCAATGGCAAAATCCAGCTTGCCTGCCGCTAACTGGCTTTCCATTTCCCGTCTGGCCACCCGTTGGCTGGAAATTTCCATATCAGGGTAGGGCGCCAAACGATTCATCAGTTCCGGTAGAAACGTCGATTCCAGAACGTCTCGTAATCCCAGCGCATAGGTTTTCCGCTGACTGGCGGGATCAAAGGCATGAAACTGATTGACCGCACTTTGCACCTGGTTCAGGCCGGGCCGCATGGATTCCAGAAAACGCCGAGCCAACGGGGTG
It contains:
- a CDS encoding LysR family transcriptional regulator, encoding MALNRLDLNLLHVFDTIYREGSLTRAAKALHLTQPAVSHSLARLREHFDDPLFTRQGNQMVPTPLARRFLESMRPGLNQVQSAVNQFHAFDPASQRKTYALGLRDVLESTFLPELMNRLAPYPDMEISSQRVARREMESQLAAGKLDFAIDVLLPVSNQTSHELLRQDRLVVLARKKHPVLEKGLTMASYLDAKHVLVSSRSEGPGLEDFALSRQGAQRDIRLRCQHYYAACRVVEASDLLLTMPETYAKIIAERAEVDVMAPPGEMPSIDVHLYWHKAYEQEPALVWFRALLRDLQES